The following are encoded in a window of Anas platyrhynchos isolate ZD024472 breed Pekin duck chromosome 30, IASCAAS_PekinDuck_T2T, whole genome shotgun sequence genomic DNA:
- the PPP4C gene encoding serine/threonine-protein phosphatase 4 catalytic subunit — MGELSDLDRQIEQLRRCELIKESEVKALCAKAREILVEESNVQRVDSPVTVCGDIHGQFYDLKELFRVGGDVPETNYLFMGDFVDRGFYSVETFLLLLALKVRYPDRITLIRGNHESRQITQVYGFYDECLRKYGSVTVWRYCTEIFDYLSLSAIIDGKIFCVHGGLSPSIQTLDQIRTIDRKQEVPHDGPMCDLLWSDPEDTTGWGVSPRGAGYLFGSDVVAQFNASNDIDMICRAHQLVMEGYKWHFNETVLTVWSAPNYCYRCGNVAAILELDEHLQKEFIIFEAAPQETRGIPSKKPVADYFL; from the exons ATGGGGGAGCTGAGCGACCTGGACCGGCAGATCGAGCAGCTGCGGCGCTGCGAGCTCATCAAGGAGAGCGAGGTCAAGGCGCTCTGCGCCAAGGCCAG GGAGATCCTGGTGGAGGAGAGCAACGTGCAGCGCGTCGACTCGCCCGTCACG GTGTGCGGTGACATCCATGGGCAGTTCTACGACCTCAAGGAGCTCTTCAGG GTGGGCGGGGACGTCCCCGAGACCAACTACCTGTTCATGGGCGACTTCGTGGACCGGGGCTTCTACAGCGTGGagaccttcctgctgctgctggcgctcAAG GTGCGTTACCCCGACCGCATCACCCTAATCCGGGGCAACCACGAGAGCCGTCAGATCACGCAGGTCTACGGCTTCTACGACGAGTGCCTGCGCAAGTACGGCTCCGTCACCGTCTGGCGCTACTGCACCGAGATCTTCGACTACCTCAGCCTCTCCGCCATCATCGACGGCAAG ATCTTTTGCGTGCACGGCGGCCTCTCGCCCTCCATCCAGACCCTGGACCAGATCCGCACCATCGACCGCAAGCAGGAGGTGCCCCACGACGGCCCCATGTGCGACCTGCTCTGGTCCGACCCCGAAG ACACGACGGGCTGGGGCGTGTCGCCGCGGGGCGCGGGTTACCTGTTTGGCAGCGACGTGGTGGCCCAGTTCAACGCCTCCAACGACATCGACATGATCTGCCGGGCCCACCAGCTGGTGATGGAGGGCTACAAGTGGCACTTCAACGAGACCGTCCTCACCGTCTGGTCCGCCCCCAACTACTGCTACAG GTGCGGGAACGTGGCGGCCATCCTGGAGCTGGACGAGCACCTGCAGAAGGAGTTCATCATCTTCGAGGCGGCGCCGCAGGAGACGCGGGGCATCCCCTCCAAGAAGCCGGTGGCCGACTACTTCCTGTGA
- the ALDOA gene encoding fructose-bisphosphate aldolase A — MPHQYPALTPEQKQELADIARRIVAPGKGILAADESTGSIAKRLSSVGAENTEENRRWYRQLLFTADKRVDPCIGGVILFHETLYQSADDGRPFPQVIRGKGAVVGIKVDKGVVPLAGTNGETTTQGLDGLMERCAQYKKDGADFAKWRCVLKISEHTPSRLAILENANVLARYASICQQNGIVPIVEPEILPDGDHDLKRCQYVTEKVLAAVYKALSDHHVYLEGTLLKPNMVTAGHSCTKKYSPEEIAMATVTALRRTVPPAVPGITFLSGGQSEEEASINLNAINRCPLAKPWALTFSYGRALQASALRAWSGKKENTKAAQEEYVKRALANSLACQGKYTPSGQAGAAASESLFVSNHAY, encoded by the exons atGCCGCACCAGTACCCGGCGCTCACCCCCGAGCAAAAGCAGGAGCTCGCCGACATCGCCCGGCGCATCGTGGCCCCCGGCAAGGGCATCCTAGCTGCCGATGAGTCCACTG GCAGCATCGCCAAGCGGCTGAGCTCGGTGGGGGCGGAGAACACCGAGGAGAACCGCCGCTGGTACCGGCAGCTGCTCTTCACGGCCGACAAGCGCGTGGACCCCTGCATCGGCGGCGTCATCCTCTTCCACGAGACCCTCTACCAGTCGGCCGACGATGGGCGCCCCTTCCCCCAGGTCATCCGCGGCAAGGGCGCCGTCGTTGGCATCAAG GTGGACAAGGGAGTCGTGCCCCTGGCTGGCACCAACGGCGAGACCACGACCCAAG GGCTGGACGGGCTGATGGAGCGCTGTgcccagtacaagaaggacgGGGCCGACTTCGCCAAGTGGCGCTGTGTCCTCAAGATTTCGGAGCACACCCCCTCGCGCCTCGCCATCCTGGAGAACGCCAACGTCCTCGCGCGCTACGCCAGCATCTGCCAGCAG aACGGCATCGTCCCCATCGTGGAGCCCGAGATCCTTCCAGATGGTGACCACGACCTGAAGCGCTGCCAATATGTCACCGAGAAG GTGCTGGCGGCCGTCTACAAGGCGCTGAGCGACCACCACGTCTACCTGGAGGGGACCCTGCTGAAGCCCAACATGGTGACCGCCGGCCACTCCTGCACCAAGAAGTACAGCCCCGAGGAGATCGCCATGGCCACCGTCACCGCCCTGCGCCGCACCGTGCCACCCGCCGTGCCCG gcATCACGTTCCTGTCGGGGGGCCAGAGCGAGGAGGAGGCGTCCATCAACCTCAACGCCATCAACCGGTGTCCCCTGGCCAAGCCCTGGGCCCTGACCTTCTCCTACGGGCGGGCACTGCAGGCCTCGGCGCTGCGGGCCTGGAGCGGCAAGAAGGAGAACACCAAGGCGGCCCAGGAGGAGTACGTCAAGAGGGCCCTG gccaACTCCCTGGCGTGCCAAGGCAAGTACACCCCCAGCGGGCAGGCGGGGGCGGCCGCCAGCGAGTCCCTCTTCGTCTCCAACCACGCCTACTGA